In Thermospira aquatica, the following proteins share a genomic window:
- a CDS encoding GntR family transcriptional regulator — translation MEFDSGQPIYLQIADLVCDSILRGVWKPGERIPSIRDMASQISVNPNTVVKAYNYLESQKIILNQRGIGFFVSDQGYAHVLRLKQELFISKECPRFFRQMNLVGISWENLQKLYEEFQQNEKETERKSIS, via the coding sequence ATGGAGTTTGATTCCGGACAACCAATCTACCTTCAGATAGCTGATTTGGTATGTGATTCGATTTTGCGTGGTGTCTGGAAACCTGGAGAACGAATTCCTTCCATCCGGGACATGGCATCCCAAATATCGGTAAACCCCAATACAGTGGTAAAAGCGTACAATTACCTGGAAAGTCAGAAAATCATCCTCAACCAGCGAGGTATTGGTTTTTTCGTCTCAGATCAGGGATATGCTCATGTGCTCCGTCTCAAACAGGAGCTCTTCATCTCAAAAGAATGCCCTCGATTCTTCCGTCAGATGAATCTCGTAGGCATTTCGTGGGAAAATCTCCAAAAACTCTACGAAGAGTTTCAACAAAACGAAAAGGAGACAGAGAGAAAGTCTATCTCTTGA
- the radA gene encoding DNA repair protein RadA → MKTKIFYYCTSCGYRSTKWLGKCPECGEWNTFEEVQEEEKKSFGEASYTTVSLAQAETLPRLFSGEVELDRVIGGFVPGQTILLAGEPGVGKSTLLLHLADIFAEKKRVCYLHGEESASQIKLRALRLGITKDFWLLGETRVEMVLEFLAHQKPDILLVDSVQMLELARYSSPPGSILQVRESTQTLVRACKSQGILLILVGHITKSGQIAGPKIIEHLVDTVLFFEQDKKGLYRIIRSLKNRFYATDEWGIFEMTSTGIHSLSATASLFRHEYDNLPAGVSFYPLLDGNRVIPVEVQAIVVTSSFSYPRRTAEGFDINRLYILLAVLERQLNYQFSKLDVYVNITSGLDVEDTALDLAVISALISTYTQIPLSLSWLVFGEVGLAGEIRMVRGGEKRIDEGFKLGFSQVFYPYGIKTQKAEGVKPLRHIQELALLIENSKNPS, encoded by the coding sequence ATGAAAACTAAAATCTTTTACTATTGTACCTCTTGTGGCTATCGCTCAACCAAGTGGTTGGGAAAGTGTCCTGAGTGTGGAGAATGGAACACTTTTGAGGAGGTACAAGAAGAGGAAAAAAAGTCTTTTGGTGAGGCATCTTATACCACTGTATCTCTTGCTCAGGCTGAAACGCTCCCTCGTCTTTTTTCAGGAGAGGTTGAACTCGATCGCGTCATCGGTGGCTTCGTACCAGGTCAAACAATTCTTCTGGCTGGAGAACCAGGGGTAGGAAAATCAACGCTTCTCCTTCATCTTGCTGATATATTTGCAGAAAAAAAACGAGTATGTTACCTCCATGGTGAAGAATCTGCCTCCCAGATTAAGCTTCGAGCGCTTCGCTTAGGGATTACGAAGGACTTTTGGCTCCTAGGAGAAACACGTGTAGAGATGGTTCTGGAGTTCCTCGCTCACCAAAAACCCGATATCCTCTTGGTTGACTCAGTCCAGATGTTAGAACTCGCCCGTTACAGCTCTCCCCCTGGGAGTATTCTCCAAGTACGAGAGTCTACCCAAACTCTCGTGAGAGCCTGTAAATCACAGGGAATACTCCTCATCTTGGTGGGACATATCACGAAAAGTGGACAAATCGCAGGTCCCAAGATTATTGAACACCTGGTGGACACTGTACTTTTCTTTGAACAAGACAAAAAGGGCCTCTACCGTATCATTCGTAGTCTTAAGAACCGCTTCTATGCTACTGATGAATGGGGAATCTTTGAAATGACTTCTACAGGGATTCATTCCTTAAGTGCTACAGCCTCCCTCTTTCGGCATGAGTACGATAATCTCCCCGCAGGAGTAAGTTTTTATCCACTCCTCGATGGCAACCGGGTCATCCCTGTTGAGGTTCAAGCAATTGTTGTAACATCTTCTTTTAGCTATCCCCGGAGAACAGCGGAAGGGTTTGATATTAATAGACTTTATATCCTGCTTGCTGTTTTAGAACGCCAGTTAAACTATCAATTCTCCAAACTTGATGTCTATGTCAATATCACTAGCGGTCTAGATGTAGAAGATACTGCTCTCGATCTCGCAGTAATTTCAGCCCTTATCTCTACCTATACCCAGATACCTCTTTCTCTTTCCTGGCTAGTATTTGGAGAGGTAGGACTCGCTGGTGAAATCCGAATGGTACGAGGAGGGGAAAAGCGTATAGATGAGGGATTTAAACTAGGTTTCTCTCAGGTCTTCTATCCTTACGGCATCAAAACTCAAAAAGCCGAAGGAGTAAAACCACTCCGTCATATCCAAGAACTTGCTCTTTTGATAGAAAACTCTAAAAATCCCTCCTAA
- the whiG gene encoding RNA polymerase sigma factor WhiG yields the protein MKGYEQFDNLSEEELWEQYIQTHDELIRNYFIEKYAPLVKYVAGRVAMNVPSSVEYNDLVSYGILGLIDAIDKFDPSREIKFKTYAVTRIRGAIFDQLRAIDWLPRSVRQKSKEIERAITELEGKLGRPPTDEEIAEAMDMPLEDFHALLLRVSGNNLVSMDESWYINDGTESSPTSIEETLESSDAYNPDVVAEKQEIKKMIAKALMELPEREQQVLILYYYEGLTLKEIGTILNVTESRVSQLHTKAIHILRSRLSQIKEGFSSK from the coding sequence ATGAAGGGATACGAACAGTTCGATAACCTTTCAGAAGAAGAGTTATGGGAACAATACATTCAAACCCATGATGAGCTGATACGTAATTATTTCATCGAGAAATATGCACCTCTTGTGAAGTATGTTGCGGGTCGTGTTGCTATGAATGTGCCTAGTTCTGTGGAATATAATGATCTCGTGAGTTATGGTATTCTTGGGCTTATTGATGCTATTGATAAATTTGATCCCTCTCGTGAGATTAAGTTCAAGACGTATGCAGTTACCCGTATTCGAGGGGCTATTTTTGATCAACTTCGAGCGATTGATTGGCTTCCCCGTTCGGTTCGACAAAAATCCAAAGAAATTGAAAGGGCTATTACAGAACTTGAAGGTAAACTAGGCAGACCTCCAACTGATGAAGAGATAGCAGAAGCCATGGATATGCCACTTGAGGATTTTCATGCCCTTCTTCTGCGTGTAAGCGGTAATAATCTTGTTTCCATGGATGAAAGCTGGTACATCAATGACGGTACGGAAAGTTCTCCGACTTCTATCGAGGAAACCCTCGAAAGTTCTGATGCCTACAATCCGGATGTGGTTGCTGAAAAACAAGAAATCAAAAAAATGATTGCTAAAGCACTTATGGAGCTTCCAGAACGAGAACAGCAGGTGTTGATTCTCTATTACTATGAGGGACTCACTCTCAAAGAGATAGGGACCATTCTCAATGTTACCGAATCCCGTGTATCCCAGCTCCATACGAAAGCTATTCATATCCTGCGAAGTAGACTTTCCCAGATAAAAGAGGGCTTTTCTTCAAAATAA
- the hprK gene encoding HPr(Ser) kinase/phosphatase has translation MESQPVSRVLTVEELLKINEEQNLALGLELLSSRETLQQTITSEEIDRPGLPLAGFFECFQGERVLIMGRGEIAYIKKLEVQKDLTNLEKLFHYKVPAVVVTHGQEPPQSLVTMCERYQVPLLRTKLPTKQFIPFVTRFLTDYFAPSVNIHGNLVSVYGIGVLIIGKSGIGKSEVTLGLVDRGHKFIADDLVKIRRLSKIEGYDLVGEPTIHLGAFLEIRGVGIINISQYYGEGRIQKSESIGLIVELHEWDTRYQYDRLGIDERFERILDVEIPKRTIPVSNGRNLPLLIELAAYREIMRRLGRNSAEELDQKLLGLLKR, from the coding sequence ATGGAAAGTCAGCCTGTTTCCCGGGTACTCACGGTTGAAGAGCTTCTCAAAATCAACGAAGAACAAAATCTTGCTCTGGGGCTTGAACTTCTCTCTTCGCGGGAAACATTGCAGCAAACCATTACGAGTGAAGAAATTGACCGGCCGGGGCTTCCCCTGGCCGGATTTTTTGAGTGTTTTCAGGGGGAACGTGTTCTCATTATGGGCAGGGGGGAGATTGCCTACATCAAAAAGCTCGAAGTGCAAAAAGACCTCACGAATCTCGAAAAACTCTTTCACTACAAGGTGCCGGCGGTTGTCGTTACCCATGGACAGGAACCACCACAATCTTTGGTAACAATGTGTGAGCGTTATCAGGTACCACTGTTACGTACAAAACTTCCCACCAAGCAGTTTATTCCTTTTGTGACGCGATTTCTTACCGATTATTTTGCTCCCAGTGTCAATATTCATGGAAACCTTGTCTCAGTGTATGGTATAGGTGTTCTCATCATTGGCAAGAGTGGCATTGGGAAGAGTGAGGTTACGCTGGGACTTGTTGATCGTGGGCATAAGTTTATTGCTGATGATCTGGTGAAGATTCGTCGTCTCAGTAAAATTGAGGGGTATGATCTTGTAGGGGAACCTACTATTCATCTTGGTGCTTTTCTTGAGATTCGAGGTGTGGGGATTATCAATATTTCACAGTATTATGGGGAAGGACGGATCCAGAAAAGTGAAAGCATTGGACTTATCGTTGAGTTACACGAATGGGATACACGTTATCAGTACGATAGGTTGGGTATTGATGAACGATTTGAACGTATTCTTGATGTGGAGATTCCTAAACGTACTATTCCTGTTTCCAATGGTCGCAACTTGCCACTTTTGATTGAACTTGCTGCGTATCGGGAGATTATGCGTCGGCTTGGAAGAAACTCCGCCGAAGAACTCGATCAAAAGCTTCTGGGATTACTCAAGAGATAG
- the metE gene encoding 5-methyltetrahydropteroyltriglutamate--homocysteine S-methyltransferase, translating to MKTTVTGFPRIGKNREWKKALEIFWAGKISEEEILQEAQNIQQQHFGMMKDLDFVPIDFALYDHMLETSFLLGVLPDQVQKSSLSHLGKYFALARGFQEKSVDIKAWPMKKWFSTNYHCVRPKISPETTWEADLFFLEYKSTLVKQNPNRRWVIPGPYTFARLSIIEDVPEHEWQQKLLQAYHNLLKRIPGDVQLDEPALVFDMTNREKELFLAFYESLSSYGERLFLQTYFGDVRDIYEELVQLPVKGIGLDFVEGSENLSLIEKFGFPPEKMLLCGIVAGKNVWRTNYEKALSLLGRIASYLPRENIVLSSACSLLHVPYTIEGESFPEEIENGVCFALEKVEEIRQLALLGDILHYQDHPIFQKNREMISKLTARDRDSLCLQKLSALSEKDFQRALPVEQRLPLQKEVLNLAPLPTTTIGSFPQTPELRKLRKGFQENVLSEETYKQEIKKMIASCIKTQEELGIDVLVHGEYERNDMVEYFASFLKGMTTTKNGWVQSYGSRTTKPPLLYGDVTRVSSMTVEWITYAQSLTTKPVKAILTGPITIINWSFCREDISLKEVAYQIALALREEIEELQQKNIRIIQVDEAALRERLPLRKSEWQSYLDIATSAFRLATSTLLPEIQLHTHMCYSEFKDIPEAIEALDADVLTIEASRSELDVLESLRTYSQKRDIGPGVYDIHSPRVPSAEEIETFIQKLLSVIPVEHLWINPDCGLKTRKESEAYASLQHMVEATQKIRKNLFS from the coding sequence ATGAAGACTACGGTTACAGGATTCCCGCGTATTGGGAAAAATAGAGAATGGAAAAAAGCCCTTGAAATTTTTTGGGCTGGAAAGATTTCTGAAGAAGAGATTCTTCAAGAGGCACAGAATATTCAGCAGCAGCATTTTGGTATGATGAAGGATCTTGATTTCGTGCCTATTGATTTTGCTCTCTACGATCACATGCTTGAGACGAGTTTTTTACTTGGTGTTCTTCCTGATCAGGTTCAAAAGTCTTCACTTTCCCATCTGGGAAAATACTTTGCTCTTGCCCGTGGTTTTCAGGAAAAGAGTGTTGATATCAAAGCCTGGCCAATGAAAAAATGGTTTTCCACAAACTATCACTGCGTAAGACCAAAAATCTCCCCTGAAACCACCTGGGAAGCTGATCTTTTCTTTCTTGAGTACAAGAGCACGCTGGTAAAACAAAATCCAAATAGGCGATGGGTGATCCCTGGACCCTATACGTTTGCCCGGTTAAGTATCATTGAGGATGTTCCAGAACACGAGTGGCAACAAAAGCTGCTTCAAGCCTACCATAATCTCTTGAAACGTATTCCAGGGGATGTCCAGCTGGATGAACCGGCTCTTGTTTTTGATATGACAAACAGGGAAAAAGAGCTTTTTCTTGCTTTTTATGAGTCTCTCTCATCGTATGGAGAACGTCTCTTTCTTCAAACCTACTTTGGGGATGTGAGAGATATCTACGAAGAACTTGTCCAGCTCCCTGTGAAGGGAATAGGGCTTGATTTTGTGGAAGGGAGCGAGAATCTCTCTCTTATTGAAAAGTTTGGTTTCCCTCCGGAAAAGATGTTGCTCTGCGGGATAGTTGCGGGGAAAAACGTATGGCGAACGAACTATGAAAAGGCTCTTTCGCTTCTTGGCAGGATCGCTTCATATCTTCCCAGGGAGAATATTGTTCTCTCCTCGGCATGCTCTCTTCTCCATGTGCCGTATACTATAGAGGGAGAAAGTTTTCCGGAGGAGATAGAAAATGGGGTATGCTTTGCCTTAGAAAAGGTAGAAGAGATCCGTCAACTTGCTCTTCTTGGGGATATTCTTCACTACCAGGATCATCCCATTTTTCAAAAAAATAGAGAGATGATAAGCAAGCTCACAGCAAGGGACAGGGATTCTCTCTGCCTGCAAAAGCTTTCTGCCCTCTCAGAAAAGGACTTCCAGCGGGCTCTGCCCGTCGAACAAAGGCTCCCTCTGCAGAAGGAGGTTCTCAATCTTGCTCCTCTTCCCACGACGACGATAGGATCCTTTCCACAAACGCCTGAATTAAGAAAACTTCGAAAAGGATTTCAGGAAAACGTGCTCTCTGAAGAAACCTACAAACAAGAAATAAAGAAAATGATCGCCTCGTGCATCAAAACCCAGGAGGAACTCGGCATCGATGTTCTCGTTCATGGGGAATACGAACGTAACGATATGGTAGAGTATTTTGCCTCTTTTTTGAAAGGCATGACTACCACAAAGAATGGATGGGTTCAGTCATATGGATCCAGAACGACAAAACCCCCTCTTTTGTATGGTGATGTGACTCGAGTTTCCTCAATGACGGTAGAGTGGATTACCTATGCGCAGTCTCTTACCACAAAACCTGTCAAAGCCATTCTTACCGGGCCGATCACGATCATCAATTGGTCGTTTTGCAGGGAGGATATTTCCCTCAAGGAGGTAGCGTACCAGATAGCTCTGGCTCTTCGAGAAGAGATAGAAGAGCTCCAACAAAAGAATATCCGTATCATCCAGGTGGATGAGGCAGCTCTTCGGGAGAGGCTCCCCTTACGGAAAAGTGAATGGCAGAGTTATCTTGATATTGCCACTTCGGCATTTCGCCTGGCAACCTCGACTCTCTTGCCTGAAATTCAATTGCATACCCATATGTGTTACAGTGAATTCAAGGATATACCAGAGGCTATTGAAGCGCTGGATGCTGACGTTTTGACCATTGAAGCCTCACGTTCTGAGCTCGATGTTCTTGAAAGTTTACGTACCTATTCGCAGAAACGGGATATTGGACCGGGGGTGTATGATATACATTCTCCTCGTGTGCCTTCAGCAGAAGAAATAGAAACTTTCATCCAAAAACTACTCTCCGTGATTCCTGTTGAACACCTCTGGATCAATCCTGATTGTGGACTTAAAACACGAAAAGAATCTGAGGCGTATGCCAGTCTTCAGCATATGGTGGAGGCTACTCAAAAGATAAGGAAAAATCTTTTTTCGTGA
- a CDS encoding HD domain-containing protein has protein sequence MITRGLVQKIHQGAYIRRWNDHLRPDQGFSELDKQAHKMMIAFFLAKIEEHVFGQYIDFQRLIEGGLSQYFHRVELTDIKPPIFHRLMEKHGEALNTFVISQCQKDLEAIGDGGFFQRFCVHLKEDLGEEKNLSLEHRILAAAHYLATKWEFDLIYPYNQKLYGIAETKNQVEAKLLLYRNLDSVSYAVSNLGYQNLFDLIGQLRFQRRWTQTVRIPETSVMGHSLVVAILAYLVSLERGLSLSEEAVHHFWIGLFHDIPEVLTRDIISPIKQSVPDLDTLIKEIEHEELDKKVKSLFQTSETDKKIGEDFLWYIKAEFKNQPNPTKTATLSGDMIKHCDLYAAYVEASLSLTHGIRAPQLEDARRRIEEKLSPHHYDGFSWRLLLDYFA, from the coding sequence ATGATCACACGAGGGCTTGTTCAAAAAATCCATCAGGGTGCCTACATCCGCCGCTGGAATGACCACCTTCGTCCAGATCAGGGTTTCTCTGAACTGGATAAACAAGCCCACAAGATGATGATAGCGTTTTTTCTCGCAAAGATCGAAGAGCATGTCTTTGGTCAATATATTGACTTTCAGAGGCTTATTGAAGGTGGTCTTTCCCAGTATTTCCACCGTGTGGAGCTCACCGATATCAAGCCCCCTATCTTTCACCGACTGATGGAAAAACACGGGGAAGCCCTCAACACCTTTGTGATCTCTCAATGCCAGAAAGATCTCGAGGCTATTGGCGATGGGGGATTTTTCCAAAGGTTTTGTGTTCATCTAAAAGAGGATCTTGGAGAGGAGAAAAATCTCTCTCTTGAACATCGCATTCTCGCCGCTGCCCACTACCTTGCCACCAAATGGGAGTTTGATCTCATCTATCCCTACAATCAAAAACTCTATGGAATTGCTGAAACCAAAAACCAGGTGGAGGCAAAACTTCTTCTCTATAGAAACCTTGATTCTGTTTCTTATGCTGTCTCAAATCTTGGATACCAGAACCTCTTTGACCTCATCGGACAACTCCGTTTTCAGAGACGATGGACACAAACTGTTCGTATACCCGAAACCTCGGTGATGGGACATTCCCTTGTGGTAGCTATTCTTGCCTATCTTGTCTCCCTTGAACGAGGGCTTTCTCTTTCCGAGGAGGCTGTTCACCACTTCTGGATCGGGCTTTTTCATGATATCCCCGAGGTCCTCACACGAGATATTATTTCTCCTATCAAACAGAGTGTCCCCGATCTGGATACTCTTATCAAAGAAATAGAACATGAAGAACTGGACAAAAAGGTAAAATCCCTCTTTCAGACAAGCGAAACAGATAAAAAGATAGGAGAAGACTTTTTGTGGTATATTAAAGCAGAGTTTAAAAATCAACCCAACCCAACAAAGACAGCCACCCTCTCAGGGGATATGATCAAACACTGTGACCTTTATGCAGCGTATGTAGAGGCTTCCCTTTCCCTCACCCATGGGATAAGAGCCCCTCAACTCGAAGATGCTCGTCGCCGCATTGAGGAAAAACTTTCTCCCCATCATTACGATGGATTTTCATGGAGACTTCTGCTTGACTATTTTGCGTAG
- a CDS encoding ABC transporter ATP-binding protein codes for MICLENVRYYLPKQNFLLQDVSLQLEPGHVYGLLGHNGAGKTTLLRLMAGLIRRFDGKATVDGVDIRQRPVNYLQRLSFVAEKPYTPPLKIYEFLDLYAPLYPSFDVKLFHTLAKTMDLNPYEYLGKLSFGYLKRFYLAFSLATQAEYLFWDEPTNGLDITTKHILRKHIASQVKEHQTMVIATHHIEEVEPLLDAIVILHYGEVIFSASLEECERLFSYKVTNDESLVKKALYAEATPMGYQVLLKREDDEETRIPLSFLFEASIRQVGLFRELGRRSQ; via the coding sequence ATGATCTGTCTGGAAAACGTCCGTTACTATCTTCCAAAGCAAAATTTTTTACTTCAAGATGTTTCATTACAGCTTGAGCCAGGTCACGTCTATGGTTTGTTAGGACACAACGGAGCAGGAAAAACAACCCTGCTCAGATTAATGGCAGGTCTTATTCGCCGTTTTGATGGCAAAGCCACCGTAGATGGTGTGGATATCCGGCAAAGGCCGGTCAATTATCTTCAACGTCTTTCATTTGTTGCAGAAAAACCCTACACTCCCCCCTTAAAAATCTATGAATTTCTCGATCTTTACGCCCCTCTCTATCCATCTTTCGATGTAAAACTTTTTCATACATTGGCCAAAACAATGGATCTCAATCCTTATGAATATTTAGGCAAGCTATCGTTTGGGTATTTGAAGCGCTTCTATCTCGCGTTTTCCCTGGCAACGCAAGCGGAATACCTTTTCTGGGATGAGCCAACAAACGGTCTTGATATCACTACCAAACATATTCTCAGAAAACACATAGCGTCGCAAGTAAAAGAACATCAAACAATGGTCATAGCAACCCACCACATCGAAGAAGTAGAGCCCCTTCTCGATGCGATAGTTATCCTGCATTATGGGGAGGTGATTTTTTCTGCCTCTTTAGAAGAATGCGAAAGGCTTTTTAGCTATAAAGTCACCAATGATGAATCTCTCGTCAAAAAAGCCCTCTATGCTGAAGCTACCCCAATGGGATATCAGGTGCTTCTGAAACGAGAAGACGATGAGGAAACGAGAATTCCTCTCTCTTTTTTATTTGAGGCAAGTATACGACAGGTAGGACTTTTTCGAGAGTTAGGGAGAAGATCACAATGA
- the pta gene encoding phosphate acetyltransferase, with product MAFKDKILSIAKANPRRLVLPEGRDIRVLKAAEIIIREGFTTELYVLGNPDELRAMAAAENISLDGVILHDHTKSPKLNDYIHQLYESRKAKGMTEAEAAELMTDDVYHGAMMLANGAVDAMVSGSLTPTAKTVRASLIVVRPAEGIKTISGSFVMEVPNCTYGANGQFIYADCGVVPEPTPEQLCDIAIASAKTCRQLLGVEPKVAFLSFSTLGSATSPSVEKVRQAIEILKTRNVDFVFDGELQFDAAVEPSVGKFKAPNSPVAGEANVMIFPDLNTGNIGYKITQRLAKAEAYGPLLQGLSRPVNDLSRGATPEDIVVVSAITIAQSL from the coding sequence ATGGCATTCAAAGACAAGATCCTGTCCATTGCCAAGGCAAACCCCCGTCGACTGGTTCTTCCGGAGGGAAGAGATATCCGGGTACTGAAAGCCGCAGAGATAATCATCCGGGAAGGTTTCACCACAGAGCTTTACGTTCTGGGAAATCCAGACGAACTCCGTGCAATGGCAGCCGCAGAAAACATCTCTCTCGATGGCGTTATCCTTCACGATCACACCAAATCCCCCAAGCTTAACGACTATATACATCAACTCTATGAGAGCCGCAAAGCCAAAGGAATGACAGAAGCCGAAGCAGCAGAACTCATGACAGATGATGTTTACCATGGAGCTATGATGCTTGCCAACGGTGCCGTAGACGCTATGGTCTCAGGAAGTCTCACGCCCACAGCAAAAACCGTGCGGGCATCGCTTATTGTTGTCCGACCAGCTGAAGGTATCAAGACAATCTCCGGAAGTTTTGTGATGGAGGTCCCAAACTGTACCTATGGAGCCAATGGGCAATTTATTTATGCTGACTGTGGTGTTGTCCCCGAACCGACTCCTGAACAGCTGTGTGATATCGCCATAGCATCAGCGAAAACCTGTCGCCAGCTCCTTGGGGTTGAACCCAAAGTCGCATTTCTCTCCTTCTCCACCCTCGGAAGTGCTACATCTCCCTCTGTGGAAAAGGTTCGCCAGGCTATTGAGATTCTCAAGACAAGAAATGTTGACTTCGTTTTCGATGGCGAACTCCAGTTTGATGCAGCCGTTGAACCCTCTGTTGGAAAGTTCAAAGCCCCCAATTCTCCTGTCGCTGGTGAGGCCAATGTCATGATCTTCCCCGATCTGAACACCGGAAACATCGGCTACAAAATCACCCAGCGGCTCGCTAAAGCAGAGGCATATGGTCCCCTTCTCCAGGGGCTTTCTCGCCCTGTGAATGACCTTTCTCGAGGGGCCACACCAGAAGACATTGTCGTGGTGTCAGCAATCACTATCGCTCAGTCACTCTAA
- the coaD gene encoding pantetheine-phosphate adenylyltransferase → MRLAVYPGSFDPFTNGHLDIALRAANIFDHVIIAVLHNQSKQPLFTVEERLSMIREIFEKDPRFSVDSFSGLLAHYVKKKQANAIIRGLRAVSDFEFEIQVASMNAHLCPEVETVFLMASEDNLFVSSSIIKEIALLEGDISDKVPAPVWRELCRKRNT, encoded by the coding sequence ATGCGTCTTGCTGTTTACCCCGGTTCTTTTGACCCCTTTACCAATGGACATCTCGATATTGCCCTTCGGGCTGCAAATATTTTTGATCATGTGATCATCGCGGTCCTTCACAATCAATCCAAACAACCTCTGTTTACGGTAGAAGAAAGACTCTCCATGATCCGAGAGATCTTTGAAAAAGATCCACGATTTTCGGTAGACAGCTTTTCCGGGCTTTTAGCCCACTACGTGAAAAAGAAACAGGCAAATGCTATCATTCGCGGGTTACGAGCTGTTTCGGATTTTGAGTTTGAGATCCAGGTTGCCTCGATGAACGCCCATCTCTGCCCTGAGGTAGAAACCGTCTTCCTCATGGCTAGTGAAGACAACCTCTTCGTCAGTTCATCGATCATAAAAGAGATTGCCCTTCTCGAAGGAGATATCTCCGACAAAGTTCCGGCTCCCGTCTGGCGGGAACTTTGCCGTAAACGCAACACCTGA
- a CDS encoding LapA family protein: MSRFWVKIGSVVGILFLFIVLILQNVTVVAVKLFFWSFQLPLIVLMLISLLVGFVVGLLVYGLAAQKLH, translated from the coding sequence ATGTCTCGTTTCTGGGTAAAAATCGGGAGTGTTGTCGGAATCTTATTTTTGTTTATCGTGTTGATTCTGCAGAATGTCACTGTCGTGGCTGTTAAACTGTTTTTTTGGAGCTTCCAGCTCCCTCTCATCGTATTGATGCTCATATCACTTTTGGTTGGGTTTGTTGTAGGACTTCTTGTTTATGGGCTTGCTGCTCAAAAGCTTCACTAG